Within Burkholderia diffusa, the genomic segment CCGGGCCGAAGCGACAGCGGCACCGCCGCGTACGGCACGGAAAAACCATGCACGCTCCCGTCCGCCTCGGTAACGTCAACCCGGAGATCGCCGCCATATCCCGTCGGATACAGATCCGTGACTTCGAACGCACCGGGAGCAACGGTCGTCTCGTATATCGTCGTGCCATTCTGGCGAATCGTCACTTTCGCATTGCTGTTCGCCACACCGCGGACGACCGGTGCGTATCCGCGCAACGAGTCCGGCAACATACGGTCGTCCGACGACAACTGTACGCCTCGGAATGCAGTCGAATCGAACAATTCGCCGGAGGTATAGCTTTCGCCGATCAGCAATTGCGATGACAGCGATGGAATGTCGCGCTGTACGTAGGTCGCGATGTCCTGGTAACGATTCTCGCCATTCCCGGACCAGCTATACGAACCGTTGTGCCGAAAGTGCCAGTTTCCGATGTTGATGCCGGACGTCAAACCGACATACCCGTCCGTTTGCGCGGCACTGCCCTTGCTCTTCGACCGGTACACGTTCGCGTTGTAGCCGAGCATCGCGACCGGCACGCCAGTGCTCCATTGGTCCGGGCTCACGGCGCCGCGCGCATTTCGCAGCAGCGATGCTTGCGGAATCGAGAGCGTCAGGCGGAGTTCGTTGAGGTTGAAATCCGCGCTGGCATCGCTCACGACCTGACCGATACGCAGACAAGCGTCGTCCTGGTCGAGTTGCTCGACCACTTCCGGCGGCAACTTTCCGAAGTCGATGCCGATACGGTGCAACACGTCCTTGTCGAAGCACGGTTGTGCATCGGGCGTACCCTGCGCGGATTTGAACGGCACGTCGTAGCGACCAACCCAATCCTGACCGACATAGATGTCGACGCTATAGTCGCCAGCCGAAATGACGTTACCACGCCCGAAGCGCGAGAGGTCGACCGCGCGCCCGCCTCCGTTCACGCCGAAGCCGCTGTCGAACTCCACCTGCGCGAATTCGGTCTGCGCGAGTTGCAGTGCCGGCGCGGGTTGCTCCACTTCGGCAGCAAGACTGCCGACGGAGTATGCCGCCAATGTAGACAGCACAAAGCCTGACAGCGGCTTCAGCTGCGGAGGCGACACTGGGTTGACGTGATTGATCGGATTTGCCATCTCATGCGGAAATTGGTCGGTGACCCGCAAGAATCGTTTGCGGCTCAACGCATTAGGTAATCAAGGGAAGTGGCGAACTACCTTCGCGGCTCGTTCCAACACCGATCGAGGCTGACCATTCGGTGGATCAATTTCGATCCGCCGGCACTGCAGTCACCTGTTCGCGAGAAAGGGAAGGAGGTCGCTTATTCAGCTTTCCCGCTGCGATGCACGGGAAGTTCGTAGGTGCGCGTACCGCCCCAATCGTCAATTGCACCGAACTTGACTGTGACGTTGTCGGCCGGCTGCGCAATTGCTTTTTCGACGTCGAAAGCGCTCGTGCTTCTCGGCAACACGTATCCCGGTTTAGCCTCGTATTCATTTCCCCCCGACTTCAACATGACGTATCCCAAGTTGACGACGTAGGGCGTCGGGTTCACTGCGCTCAACGTGTATCCGCCCGTACCCTTACGCGCGAAACTCCACTGCAATTCTGATGGCGCCGAACTTGCGGAACCTGGCAGTCCATCAGGGCGGTACATCATCTTTACTCGGGTCCGGAAGGCAACCTGAAGCTTGTTCCGGCCATCTGCACGCGAGGCGCTCGGTGGAATTTCCAGCACGTTGAGCCAGAACAGCGATTCCTTGTCGCTTGGCAGCGTGTCACCGTCGCGAATGATGCGAAGCATCTGACCACGGCCGGGCTCCAGACGAAACATGCTGGGTGTCAACGTGAAGGGCACGTCGATCAGATCCGGAGATTCATTGAAGTTGCCCGTGTCGAACCATGCCTGGACCAACGCCGGCACCTTCCCTTCATTCGCCACCTTGACGGTCACCTCACGCTCTGCGCCGGAGAAGATCACGCGCGTTCCGGCCAGCACGACACCTGCCGACGCATTGGCACAAAGAAAGGTCGAGACGACGACGAGGAGTGTTGACAGGAGCTTCCTTTTCTTCATAGATTCCTATATATTTTGAGATCCTAATGAATTGGCGAAGTGTTATACGAACAATCTTCGCCAATACGAAGAGTCGAGACCCCGCGCCGATTTGCGTCGCGGGCCGAACGTTACTGGTAGTTCAGGGAGTACTGAACGCGCGTATTGACCGCACCGGCTTCAACGGCGCCCGTTGCAATATATTCGGCGTAGTAATCCATCTTGGCCTTGCCGTCCTTGCCAATGTCGACGAGCAGCGAATTCTGATCGCCCGCTGCCCCGACCTTCACCGGTTGCTGCTGTGCGTTCAACACCTGGAGTTCCACGTTCTTGGCGCCAGGCGCCTCGGTCGTCCCCGCATCGACGGTCAGGCGGCCCGTCGATTGATTGACGCTCGGGCCGGCTTCGAAGGTCACGGCAACCTTGGTCGGATTGCCCTCGCTGGTCGAGCATCCGGTCAGGGACAGACTGAACGGGGTCCGGCCTGCCGACTTGCCCGCCTCTCCCAGCGCGGTCGTGGACACCGGCGGCAGCGTCACCGTAAGGTCTGCGGGCCCGCCGTCGGGTTTGCAGGTCGACGCAATGACATTACCGTTGAACGTGATCGTGCCGTCGGATGCGTAAGCAGTCGCGGCGGAGAAGAAACCTGCCGAAACGAGCAAGATCGGGAGGAGTGCGTTTTTCTTCATGTCGAATGACTCATGGAAGTTAATCAAAGGATTCAGAATGACCGGACAACAGCCCCTTTTCCTCGGGGACACATCTCTAGATCAGCTCTGACACCAACCGATGAGGCATTGAATTCCCTCATCGGGAACGGCTAAGCAAATTGTCGCGATGTAAGCAAATTGAAACAATCGTACCCAGCATGAATGGCCAATCCTCCAGGCTCGTACCCGTACGAAAACGAATATTTGCCCAAAATCGTTTGACGTCCGAAATTGACTTCGCATCCTGATGCAAGGCCTTCCGCGGCGCTTTCATGTCGCTGGCAGATCGCCGGAATGCGGCGACGACGTGCGGCTTCGACCCCGTTTATGAGTCGAGGCGATGCCAGTCAGCGAAAAAATCGGCATTGATATTGCCCGGCGCATTCAGTCCACCGCGTTGGACCGATGCGATAAGTGGCATCTCGACAAACAGGTGACAGCGATCAATGACAGAAGAACGGGCGTGCCAAGTGGTGGACCAGTCAGCCCGTGTATGACGGAAGGCGATGCGCCGCTAAAAGAGTACGCGCAGGAGAAACAACAGCTGCGCATGCGGACTTTTGAATCACGGGACGCAGCGACATGGAATCCGATGATGGATCGCCGTGCCGGACGCTCGGAAATGGAGAAGCACTTCGATTCTGGTCGCACGCCGCTCGACAACGCGACCGTGCCGCCCGGGATGGTTCAATCGCTCGCCCCGGCATGACGCGATTCGTGATCCGTCGCGATCCGCTCGAGCACCGACGTCACATTGGTGCGCACCCCGGCGAGCGCATCGGACGCGTCTCTGCCGTCAACGGCCGGCGCGTGGCGAATCACGTCCTCCAGCCGCAAACAGGCATCGATCACCGCCTGCTCGTGAATCATCGCAAATGCACCCTTGATCGAATGAACGCGCGAGCCTACGGTTTCCCAGTCGCCATGGGCCATCGCCTCGTCAATGGCCGACAGCGACTCGTCCAGGATCGAGAAATTCGCTCTTGATCAATGCGTTGGTCTGCGCGGCTTTGGCCCAGTCGATGAAAGCTTGATCTGTCATGGTCGTCAAAACAAAACGAATCCTGGCGAGCCGCCGGGCGTTTGAACGGGGGCGAGAGTGGACGCATAATGTCACGCGTCTTGTTGCCGAGCGAACCGAGTTTTCGCAGCTGATCCCATGGCGCAGCTTCGGGCGTCGTCTCCGGCACAGTTTCTGCCTCGGATGCCTCCTGCTCTCGCTTTCGTCCGCATCCGCATTTCTCCGTCGTAAGCAGCACCGGCTCAGCACCGGCACCGGCGATTCGCAATTCCGACATCCGCTGCAGCGTGCTGTATGTGTCGCCATCGAACTTCATTTCGACCACTGCGGGTCAGTTCCATTCGCC encodes:
- a CDS encoding molecular chaperone, translated to MKKRKLLSTLLVVVSTFLCANASAGVVLAGTRVIFSGAEREVTVKVANEGKVPALVQAWFDTGNFNESPDLIDVPFTLTPSMFRLEPGRGQMLRIIRDGDTLPSDKESLFWLNVLEIPPSASRADGRNKLQVAFRTRVKMMYRPDGLPGSASSAPSELQWSFARKGTGGYTLSAVNPTPYVVNLGYVMLKSGGNEYEAKPGYVLPRSTSAFDVEKAIAQPADNVTVKFGAIDDWGGTRTYELPVHRSGKAE
- a CDS encoding fimbrial protein, which produces MKKNALLPILLVSAGFFSAATAYASDGTITFNGNVIASTCKPDGGPADLTVTLPPVSTTALGEAGKSAGRTPFSLSLTGCSTSEGNPTKVAVTFEAGPSVNQSTGRLTVDAGTTEAPGAKNVELQVLNAQQQPVKVGAAGDQNSLLVDIGKDGKAKMDYYAEYIATGAVEAGAVNTRVQYSLNYQ
- a CDS encoding Hpt domain-containing protein, whose amino-acid sequence is MLDESLSAIDEAMAHGDWETVGSRVHSIKGAFAMIHEQAVIDACLRLEDVIRHAPAVDGRDASDALAGVRTNVTSVLERIATDHESRHAGASD